In one Aricia agestis chromosome 5, ilAriAges1.1, whole genome shotgun sequence genomic region, the following are encoded:
- the LOC121727172 gene encoding cell division cycle 5-like protein codes for MPRIMIKGGVWRNTEDEILKAAVMKYGKNQWSRIASLLHRKSAKQCKARWYEWLDPSIKKTEWSREEDEKLLHLAKLMPTQWRTIAPIIGRTAAQCLERYEYLLDQAQKKEEGEDMGDDPRKLKPGEIDPNPETKPARPDPKDMDEDELEMLSEARARLANTQGKKAKRKAREKQLEEARRLAALQKRRELSAAGIAVPMRRKKKRGVDYNSEIPFEKKPASGFYDTSTEVVDPMAPDFSRLRQQHLDGELHSEKEERDRRKDKQKLKQRKENDVPQAMLMGDQPARKRSKLVLPEPQVTDQELQQVVKLGRASEVARESAGEVGGATDALLATYALEAATPQPQRTPAARDRVLMEAQNVMALTHVDTPLKGGLNTPLHESDFSGALPQSMVVATPNTVLATPFRSSRSEVSTPGSFATPGQTNTQGGMLTPGLRDKLSINPEDRMNGDTPQQNTQIQKQLKASVRSALLSLPTPRNDYEIVVPETEGEEPSEAAAAPAVEDQADADARLMRESEEKRLAALALRSTAIQKNCVRPVEVNASVVRTGGPMTPLQKAEELLKAEMLTMLHYDALHDPPPGVDKKRWVQVQAGHLAYLESHPYEQFSREELDAARAMLAAEQDAVKAGMGHGDLGIDAYTQVWEECLAQVLFLPGQNRYTRANLASKKDRLESAEKRLEQNRNHMAKEAKKCSKMEKKLRVLTGGYQSRTASLVKQFQELQDQIEQSNLELSTFKFLAEQEKAAIPRRIESLTEDVNRQTEREKMLQKRYSELQRELEDLHVGKKQQHEPKSIEQ; via the exons ATGCCGCGTATAATGATCAAAGGCGGCGTTTGGCGCAATACAGAA GATGAAATTCTTAAAGCGGCGGTTATGAAATATGGCAAAAACCAATGGTCGCGTATAGCTTCATTGTTGCATCGGAAATCAGCGAAACAGTGTAAGGCAAGATGGTACGAGTGGTTGGACCCCAGCATCAAGAAGACGGAATGGTCTCGAGAAGAAGACGAGAAACTGCTTCACTTGGCCAAACTCATGCCAACACAATGGAGGACCATCGCTCCTATTATTGGCCGTACAGCTGCCCAATGTCTAGAGAGATACGAGTACCTTTT GGATCAAGCCCAGAAGAAGGAGGAAGGAGAGGACATGGGGGATGACCCCCGTAAATTGAAGCCGGGAGAAATTGACCCTAACCCTGAGACAAAACCTGCACGTCCTGACCCTAAGGACATGGATGAAGATG AATTGGAAATGCTCTCAGAAGCTAGAGCTCGTCTAGCTAACACACAAGGCAAAAAAGCTAAAAGGAAGGCTCGTGAAAAGCAGTTGGAGGAAGCAAGACGTCTTGCTGCTCTGCAAAAGAGGAGAGAACTGAGTGCTGCTGGGATTGCAGTACCAATGAG GCGTAAAAAGAAGCGTGGTGTTGATTACAACTCAGAAATTCCATTTGAAAAGAAGCCAGCATCTGGATTTTATGATACTTCCACTGAAGTTGTGGACCCCATGGCTCCAGATTTCTCCAGACTCAGGCAACAGCATTTAGATGGAGAACTGCATTCTGAAAAAGAGGAG AGGGACCGTCGTAAAGACAAACAGAAGCTAAAGCAAAGAAAAGAGAATGATGTGCCCCAGGCTATGTTGATGGGTGATCAGCCAGCTCGCAAACGCAGCAAATTAGTTCTACCAGAACCGCAAGTTACAGATCAG GAATTGCAACAAGTAGTGAAGTTGGGCAGGGCGTCAGAAGTGGCTAGAGAGAGTGCGGGCGAGGTGGGCGGGGCTACGGACGCGCTGTTGGCGACGTACGCGCTAGAGGCCGCCACGCCCCAACCGCAGAGGACACCGGCGGCTAGAGACAG AGTTCTGATGGAAGCTCAGAATGTAATGGCGCTGACTCACGTCGACACCCCTCTGAAGGGAGGGCTCAACACTCCGTTACATGAGTCTGACTTCTCAGGAGCATTACCACAGTCTATGGTCGTTGCCACACCCAATACTGTGCTAGCTACTCCGTTCAG ATCTTCTCGCAGTGAAGTATCTACTCCAGGCAGTTTCGCTACACCTGGACAAACCAACACGCAAGGCGGTATGTTG ACTCCAGGGCTTCGAGACAAGTTGAGTATCAATCCAGAAGACAGAATGAATGGGGACACGCCACAACAAAACACTCAGATTCAAAAACAG cTGAAAGCGTCAGTACGTAGCGCGCTGCTGTCGCTGCCGACGCCGCGCAACGACTATGAAATTGTCGTGCCCGAGACCGAGGGGGAGGAGCCGAGCgaggccgccgccgcgcccgctgTGGAGGACCAAGCAGACGCGGACGCCAGACTCATGCGGGAGTCCGAGGAGAAAC GTCTCGCAGCTCTAGCGCTTCGTTCGACCGCGATACAGAAGAACTGCGTGCGACCAGTGGAGGTGAACGCGTCGGTGGTACGCACGGGCGGGCCCATGACGCCGCTACAGAAGGCCGAAGAGCTGCTAAAGGCCGAAATGCTCACCATGCTGCACTACGACGCCTTACACGATCCGCCCCCGG GCGTGGACAAGAAGCGCTGGGTGCAAGTACAGGCGGGTCATCTGGCGTACCTGGAGAGTCACCCGTACGAGCAGTTCTCGCGCGAGGAGTTGGACGCGGCGCGGGCGATGTTGGCCGCTGAGCAGGACGCGGTGAAGGCCGGTATGGGACACGGGGACCTCGGCATAGACGCCTACACGCAGGTCTGGGAGGAGTGTCTGGCGCAG gttCTATTTCTACCCGGTCAAAATCGATATACCCGTGCCAATTTGGCGAGTAAAAAAGACAGACTAGAGTCGGCTGAGAAGCGACTCGAACAAAACAGAAATCACATGGCTAAGGAGGcaaaaaaatgttcaaaaatGGAAAAGAAATTAAGAGTACTCACAG gCGGATACCAGAGCCGAACAGCTTCACTGGTGAAACAATTCCAAGAACTGCAGGACCAAATAGAGCAATCCAACCTGGAGCTATCCACATTTAAGTTCCTGGCCGAACAGGAGAAGGCCGCCATTCCACGGCGAATAGAA TCATTAACAGAAGATGTTAATCGGCAAACAGAACGTGAAAAAATGCTTCAGAAAAGATATTCCGAGCTACAAAGAGAATTAGAAGACTTGCATGTAGGGAAAAAGCAACAGCATGAACCAAAGTCTATAGAACAATAG